The proteins below come from a single Melospiza georgiana isolate bMelGeo1 chromosome 4, bMelGeo1.pri, whole genome shotgun sequence genomic window:
- the AMIGO2 gene encoding amphoterin-induced protein 2, whose protein sequence is MSLNWWTLPTRLGVVRASCRGLVCLLVFTVSVCGSAPGMCPAACICASDIISCTNKNLTRVPGNLYKYMKRLDLSYNRIGILEPEWVPVLSEKLNTLIVNHNSISSISTGSFSTTPNLKYLDLSSNSLKTLGSPVFQELKELEVLLLYNNQITQIESLAFGGLYKLQKLYLSYNLVSHFPLDLYVGKHKLTDLVLLDISFNHIQTMPVQRLSSVPAKQLSGIYLHGNPFYCDCVLYSMLVFWYQRHFSSVVDFKNEYSCLLQSDPRDHNTLPLLHDSGMNCSESTINSSFQAFGFIHDAQVGDRLVVHCDSRISDMGTQFVWVSPDNRLLEPDRDTDNFKVFPNGSLEITDAQLENSGLYSCIAINKKRLLNETVEVRINVSNFTANRSHAHEAFNTAFTTLAACVASIILVLLYLYLTPCPCQCKAKKRKRKLNQSSAHPSILNSALPQELPADEKKASTGKRVVFLEPVHEPKQSQNGKVKLFPNDSVITESILKTTRTKSDSDSVNSVFSDTPFMPPA, encoded by the coding sequence ATGTCTTTAAACTGGTGGACACTTCCTACTCGACTTGGAGTTGTTAGAGCGAGCTGCAGAGGACTCGTATGCCTCTTGGTGTTCACTGTGAGTGTTTgtggcagtgccccagggaTGTGTCCAGCAGCCTGCATCTGTGCCAGTGATATCATCAGCTGCACTAATAAGAACCTCACTCGAGTGCCAGGAAATCtttataaatatatgaaaaggCTGGATCTGAGTTATAACAGAATTGGGATTTTGGAGCCTGAATGGGTCCCAGTGCTGTCTGAGAAACTGAACACTTTAATAGTCAATCATAATAGCATTAGCAGCATTAGCACTGGAAGCTTTTCCACAACTCCAAATCTGAAGTATCTGGACTTGTCATCCAACAGCCTGAAAACGCTGGGCAGCCCTGTGTTTCAGGAGCTAAAGGAGTTGGAAGTTCTCCTGCTGTACAACAATCAAATAACACAGATCGAGTCCTTAGCCTTTGGAGGATTGTACAAATTACAGAAACTGTACCTAAGCTACAACTTGGTCTCGCATTTCCCACTGGACTTATATGTTGGAAAACATAAACTGACAGACCTTGTGTTGCTGGACATTTCCTTTAATCACATCCAGACGATGCCTGTTCAGCGCCTGAGTTCAGTGCCAGCCAAACAACTTAGTGGAATTTATCTTCATGGCAACCCATTCTATTGTGACTGTGTCCTGTACTCCATGCTAGTCTTCTGGTATCAAAGGCATTTCAGCTCAGTCGTGGACTTCAAAAATGAGTACAGCTGTTTGTTGCAGTCAGACCCAAGAGATCAtaatacactgcctttactgCACGACAGCGGTATGAATTGCTCTGAAAGTACCATCAACAGCTCTTTCCAAGCCTTTGGGTTTATTCATGATGCCCAGGTTGGTGACAGACTGGTAGTACACTGTGACAGCAGAATCAGCGATATGGGGACGCAGTTTGTATGGGTTAGCCCAGACAATAGATTGCTGGAGCCAGACAGGGACACCGATAACTTCAAGGTGTTTCCTAATGGCAGCCTGGAGATAACAGATGCCCAGCTAGAGAACTCAGGGCTGTATTCCTGCATTGCAATAAATAAGAAAAGACTATTAAATGAAACCGTAGAGGTCAGAATAAATGTTAGCAATTTCACAGCGAACAGGTCCCACGCTCATGAAGCATTTAATACAGCTTTTACCACCCTTGCTGCCTGTGTGGCCAGTATTATTTTAGTGCTGCTGTATCTCTATCTGACCCCCTGCCCGTGTCAATGTAAGgcaaaaaagaggaagaggaagctgAACCAAAGCAGTGCCCACCCGTCCATACTGAATTCCGCACTGCCGCAGGAGCTGCCAGCCGACGAGAAGAAGGCCAGCACTGGTAAACGGGTGGTTTTCCTGGAACCCGTGCACGAACCAAAACAGAGTCAGAATGGGAAAGTAAAACTGTTCCCCAATGACAGTGTCATTACAgagagcattttaaaaactaCTCGAACAAAATCCGACTCTGACTCTGTCAACTCTGTGTTCTCAGATACACCTTTCATGCCGCCAGCTTAG